In Actinoplanes octamycinicus, the genomic window GCGCTACACGCTGGCCGATCCGCGGCGCGCGGCCACCGTCGGCTACCACGATCCGGAGGCCGACGAGCGGTCCCGCACGATCGGCGCGGACCAGGCGATGAGCAGTGCCGAAGAGGCCGTCCTGAACGGGTTGACCGGCACCGCCGCCGGCCGGCCGGTGCCCAAGGGCGGCTGCAACGCGACCGCGTTCGCCCAGCTCGGGGCGGAGGCCGAGGAGAACCTGGTGGAGACGCTCAGCCACGCGGCCTATGCGAAGGGGATGGCGGACAGCCGGACCGTCCGGGCACACGCCAGGTGGAGCGCCTGCATGCGGGCCCGCGGCTACGACTACGCCGACCCGTTCGCGAGCAACGACGACCCGCGGTTCGCCACCCCGGCGCCGACCCGGGTGGAGATCGCCGTGGCCACCGCGGACGTGGCCTGCAAGACCGGGATCGGGTACTACGACCTGCGGGCCGCCCTGGAGACCGCCTACCAGCGGCGGGAGATCGAGGCGAACCGGGCCGCCCTGGAGACGATCAAGACCCGCAACGCCGCGCTGCTCCGCCGGGTCGCGGAGGTCAACGCCGCGTGAGAACCCGATTTACGGTACGCGGTGAGCGCGCGCCCACCGCGTACCGAAAGCGGGTCTGACCTACTTCTTGGTGACGACGACCTTCTTGCCGGATGCCTTGATCGTGTAGGCCACCTTGACGCCGGTCCACGGGTTGCGGGCGCTGATCCGGACGCCACCGGTGATGTTCGCGACCGTCACGACCTTGACCTGGGCGGCCTTGTTGAACTTGGCGACGTCCCGCTTGACCACCTTGCGCAGCACCGACACCCGGACGGTGTGCTTGTTCGCCGCGACGCGCACGTCCGCCGCGCTCTTGCGGGCGAGCTTCCGCACGTCGGCGCCGAGGTTCAGGTACGCCAGGCCCTTGGCCATGGTGGCGCTGCTGACCGTTTGCGCGGCGGTCGGCAGGGTCACGCTCTGCGATCCGTACCGCCAGGTGTAGGTGGCGGTCAGCGCGTTCGCGTAGTCGATCTTCGCGCTGGTCAGCACGGCCGCCGGGGAGACCTCGAAGGTGAAGTCGCCCTCGTCGCCGTCGCCGTACCGGTAGGTGACCGAGCTGTCGGCGTGCTCGACCTTGGTGCCGGCGTGCTCCGGGTCGTCGATCAGCACGGTCGCCGGGTCGGCGCTGTTGTACTTCGCCCACGAGGTGATGTTCAGCGTCGCCTGCGGGGTGAAGACGAACTTCACCGAAGGCTTGCGCATCATCGTGACGGCGGCCTTCTCCTCGGCCGTGGCCAGCGAGGCGTAGACGCCCTTCGTGGCCACCGCGTAGCTGGTCTCGTGCTGGAACGGCACGTCGACCCGGGTGTAGGCGCGGCCCCCCACCGGGTCGGTGACGAACGTGCCGGTGCCCGAGCCCTGCTCGCCGGTCAGCGTGAACGAGCCGGCCCAGCCCTTGGCCGCCGTCGTGCCGGTGACGCCGGCCACGGCCTTGAGCGCCGCGGTCATCTGGGCGGCGGTCAGCTGCGTGGTGGTGTCGGCGGCGAACGCGGCACCGGGGACGGCGAGCAGGCCGGCCGTCACCGTGGCGGTGGCCAGCAGTGTGCGAAGCACCAGGGAATGTCCTTTCGGGCGGTGCGTGGATCTTGCGGAACGCTGGACGATACGTCATCGTTCCGGCGTTCCGGCAGGGCCGTTCCGGCCGTTTCTGATCACCGGGCGGCGGATCGCGGCACCCGGGGCGGGGCGATCGTGGCCGGACTGCTTTCATGGTGGGAATGTCCAGGACACTGCGCATCAGCACCCGGAACGCGACCTTCCAGCAGTGGCAGGCGCTGCTCACCAACCGCACCAAGCGGCACCGGGCGGGCGAGTTCCTGGTCCAGGGGGTCCGCCCGATCACGCTCGCCGTGCAGCACGGCTGGCCGGTGCACGCCGTGCTGCTCGACGACACCCGGCGGCTCTCCCAGTGGAGCCGGGACGTGCTGGAGCAGACCTCCGGGGTGGCCCGGTACGCGCTCGCCGCCGAGCTGATGCACGAGCTGGGCGGCAAGGACGAGGAGTCGCCCGAGCTGCTCGCCGTGGTCGGCATGCCGGCCGACGACCTGTCCCGGATCCGGTCCGGGCCGCGGATGCTCACCCTGGTCTTCGACCGGCCGGCCACCCCGGCCAACGTCGGCGCGCTGATCCGGTCCGCGGACGCGTTCGGCGCCACCGGCCTGGTGGTCACCGGGCACGCCGCCGACCCGTACGACCCGAAGGCGGTCCGGGCCAGCACCGGCTCGCTGTTCGCCCTGCCGGTGGTGCAGGTCGCCAGCCACCGGGAGGTGGTCGACGAGGTCGTCGCGCTGCGCCGCGGGGGTCTCCCGGTGGAGATCCTCGGCAGCGACGAGGGCGGGGACGTGGAGCTGGCCGAGCACGATCTGACCGGGCCGAAGGTGATCGCGATCGGCAACGAGACCCGGGGCCTGAGCGGCGCCTGGCGGGCCGCCTGCGACCACATCCTGCGGATCCCGATGACCGGCGCGGCCAGCTCGCTGAACGCCGCGGCGGCCGGCTCGGTGGTCCTCTACGAAGCCGCCCGCCAGCGCCGCGCGGCTAAGCCCTGAGCAGCTCGCGGAAGCGTTCCAGAAGGAACGTCGCCTTCAGCTCGCTGGTCTGCTCGGCGCCGAGCAGACCCCACTCCGGGGCGTAGGTGACCCCGCCGGCCGGGCCCAGGGTCAGCGCGATGCCGTCCGGGAACGGCTGGTACCCGGTCAGCTCGCCCCCCTCGATGAGCGCCCGGATGTTGGCCGCCACCACCTCGCCGTGCCGGCCGGCCGCCCGGGCCATCTTCATCTCCGGCACCGCGGTCAGGTCGCCCACCGCGAACACCCGCTCCTGCCCGGCCACCCGCAGGTGCTCGTCGACCGCGACCCGCCCGTCCGGCTGCCGGGCCGCGGCCAGCGGCCCGCCCAGGTAGTCGCTCTCCGCCCCGCCGCCGTAGCACGGAAACCACAGGTCGGCGGCGAGCACGTCGCCCGCCACCGTGGTGACCGTGAACGGCCGCACCGTGCCGGGCGGGACATCGGGCGGCGCGGTCAGCTTCGTGTCGAGCAGCACCCGCACCCCGAGCGCGTCCAGCTGGCGCCTGGCCTCCGCCTCGAACTCCGCCGGGAACCGGCCGCCGGCCAGGGCGGACGCCGGGTCGACCACGGTGACCGCGGTCGACGGCAGGGCGGTCGCGATCTCGCCGGCGAACTCCAGGCCGATCGCACCGGCGCCGAGCAGCAGCACCTGGGAGGACCGGCCGAGCGCGTCGCGCACCTCGTGCAGCCGCTGCACCGCCGCGGCCCGGTCGCCGGTGTCCATCCGGGACGGGAACGGGCTGGTCGCGCCGGTGGCCAGCACGATGTAGTCGGCGTCCAGCCGGTCGCCGGACTCCAGGACCACCTGACCGGGGGTGATCAGCGAGGCGCGGGACCGGACGACCCGGCCGCGGGAGAGCAGGCCGTCGTACCGGAGGAAGATCTTCTCGGCCCAGTCCGGGTCGACCGCCGCGCGCAGCGCGGCGACGTTGTGCACGAACGTCTCCCGGGGCTCCACCAGCGTCACGTCGGCGACATCGTCCAGGTCGCGGGCCGCCGCGATGCCGCCGTAACCGCCGCCCACCACTACCACTCTCGTCTTCATGCCTCGACCCTCGGCCGATTCCCGGACGGCAGGGAGGCCGCGCTCAGGGTGGTAGTGGCGGGGACACCCTCGGCGGACCGGGCCGGGTTACCGTCGATCGGTGAGCGACAACGAGCTGGGCAACTTCCTGCGCGCCCGCCGGGACCAGGTGACGCCGGCCGAGGTCGGTCTGCCGCCGGGCAACCGGCGCCGGGCGCCCGGCCTGCGCCGGGCCGAGGTGGCGATGCTCGCCGGGGTCAGCGTGGAGTACCTGATCCGGCTGGAGCAGGGCCGCGACCGGCATCCGTCACCGCAGGTGATCGCCGCGCTCTCCGGCCCGTTGCGGCTGACCGCCGCCGAGCGTGCCCATCTCTACCGGCTGACCAAGGTGGCCAGCGGGTTCACCTGCGGGGCGATCGCCGGCGACCCGATGCGGACCGTGCGGCCCGGCCTGCGTGCTGTGCTCGACCAGCTGGAGCCGGCCGCGGCGGCCCTGGTCAACCAGGTCGGCGACATCCTGGCGCACACCGCCGGATTCCGCCGGCTGACCGGCCCGATCGGGCTGCTCGACGACGACGAACCGAACCTCAACCGGTACGTCTTCACCGATCCGCGGGCCCGGCGGGCATACCCGGACTGGGCGCACGTCGCCGACGAACAGGTCGCCGCGCTGAAGGACGGGCCGCCCCGGCCGGACTTCACCGATGAGCTGACCGCGCTGGCCGGGACGGAGTTCACCGAGCGGGCCGGGCGGGTGCCCGGGCTGCCCCGGGCGCACGGCTTGCTGCGCCTGGAGCATCCGGAGGCCGGGTCACTGCGGCTGGCCTACGAGATCATGCAGCTGCCCGGAGACACCGGGCTGCGGCTGGTGGTCCAGTTGCCGGCCGACGAGGCGACCGCCGAGGCGTTGCGGGCGATCTCGCCGCTCCGGCTGGTGGCCAGCTGAGCCAGCGCCCGCAGGGCCGAGGTGCCGGTCGCGAAGTAGCCGTCGTGGCCGGTCAGGTCGCCGGCCGGGAACGGCAGCGCGCCGAAGGCCGGGTCGATCGGCAGCCGCCCGTGGCCGAGGCCGAAGATCCGCAGACCGGGTAGCTTGCGGGTCCAGTCGTCCGGCGCGGCGCCGGCCCAGAAGCGGGCGGTCCCGCCCAGCTCGGCCCGGTTCGCCACGCCCATCCCCGGGCTGCCCAGCGCCACGATGTCGGTGACCTGGGCCGGCAGGTGCGCGGCGGCACGACCGGCCACGATGGACCCGTAACTGTGGCCGACCAGCATGATCGTCTGGTCCGGCCGCCGGGCGACCAGGCCGGCGACGAAACGTTCCAGGGCGAGTGCTCCGGACGCGGCCCGGTCCTCGCGGAGCGCGGCGCGGCGGATGCCCTCCGGCGGGTCGTAGCCCAGCCAGGCGATCACCGCGGTGTCCCCGGCGACCTGCCGGTGGAGCTGCCTCGCCTGCCAGGCCGGGGCGCGCCGCTCGACGCCGCCGAGGCCGGTGTCGAAGTTCGCCAGGGTGGTGTCGACGCCGGGGATCAGGATCACCACCCGGCCGGCGCTGGTCAGGTCGCCGAGCACCTCGGCGATCCGGCCGTCGCCGCGCCGGTCCAGCGCGAGGATCTGCCGGCCGGGGGAGGAGCGGTTCGCCGCGTAGCGCAGAGCGAGGGGCGCACCGTCCAAGTTGCCCACCAGGTCCGGATGTCTCCGAGCGAGCTCGGTCGCTTCATGGGGCGTGAGCGCGGCGAAGAACGCTGCGATGGCGGCCGGCGGAGTGGCGGGATCGGGCAGTCCGCCGGCCCGCCACTCGGCCACGCCCGGCAACCGCGTGGTGACCGCCTCGGTCGGCCCGAACAGCCACAGCGCCGGTGCGATCAGCATCGCCAGGGCCACCAGCCACATCCGATTCACGACTTCCCCCTGCGTCGATGTCCGTTGTGTGACGAAAGGTAGGAAGACGGCGGGGTGCCGGGCGTCAGTCCGTGGCGGGAAACAACCCCTAGTACTCGGGGGCTACGCCGGTCGT contains:
- a CDS encoding TrmH family RNA methyltransferase, which produces MSRTLRISTRNATFQQWQALLTNRTKRHRAGEFLVQGVRPITLAVQHGWPVHAVLLDDTRRLSQWSRDVLEQTSGVARYALAAELMHELGGKDEESPELLAVVGMPADDLSRIRSGPRMLTLVFDRPATPANVGALIRSADAFGATGLVVTGHAADPYDPKAVRASTGSLFALPVVQVASHREVVDEVVALRRGGLPVEILGSDEGGDVELAEHDLTGPKVIAIGNETRGLSGAWRAACDHILRIPMTGAASSLNAAAAGSVVLYEAARQRRAAKP
- a CDS encoding NAD(P)/FAD-dependent oxidoreductase, whose amino-acid sequence is MKTRVVVVGGGYGGIAAARDLDDVADVTLVEPRETFVHNVAALRAAVDPDWAEKIFLRYDGLLSRGRVVRSRASLITPGQVVLESGDRLDADYIVLATGATSPFPSRMDTGDRAAAVQRLHEVRDALGRSSQVLLLGAGAIGLEFAGEIATALPSTAVTVVDPASALAGGRFPAEFEAEARRQLDALGVRVLLDTKLTAPPDVPPGTVRPFTVTTVAGDVLAADLWFPCYGGGAESDYLGGPLAAARQPDGRVAVDEHLRVAGQERVFAVGDLTAVPEMKMARAAGRHGEVVAANIRALIEGGELTGYQPFPDGIALTLGPAGGVTYAPEWGLLGAEQTSELKATFLLERFRELLRA
- a CDS encoding alpha/beta hydrolase — encoded protein: MWLVALAMLIAPALWLFGPTEAVTTRLPGVAEWRAGGLPDPATPPAAIAAFFAALTPHEATELARRHPDLVGNLDGAPLALRYAANRSSPGRQILALDRRGDGRIAEVLGDLTSAGRVVILIPGVDTTLANFDTGLGGVERRAPAWQARQLHRQVAGDTAVIAWLGYDPPEGIRRAALREDRAASGALALERFVAGLVARRPDQTIMLVGHSYGSIVAGRAAAHLPAQVTDIVALGSPGMGVANRAELGGTARFWAGAAPDDWTRKLPGLRIFGLGHGRLPIDPAFGALPFPAGDLTGHDGYFATGTSALRALAQLATSRSGEIARNASAVASSAGNWTTSRSPVSPGSCMIS